From a region of the Mycobacterium sp. SMC-8 genome:
- a CDS encoding cytochrome P450 → MSAIHENHTDPLALPRYDFDRHAADYRDSFLDITHEMHQKCPIAWTDTYEGHWVAAGSSEVFELARCPHVSNDHDVNNQRRGYKGISIPRMVDNEGFRGGMLEMDDPEHRYYRTALNPYLSPAAVKRWEPFVNEIVRACLDDHIETGRIDFVDDLANVVPAVLTLAMLGVDLEKWTIYNEPAHASVYTPPDSPDAARVRELYVAMGMDLFSNLVEIREQPRPGIIDALAKLRIDGEAPPDIELIGMLNLLIGGGFDTTTALTAHALEWLAEHPEERTRLSAERATLLNPATEEFLRFFTPAPGDARTIAEDMELDGIPLKEGQRLWLSWAMANRDPAVFGQPDEVVLDRKGNRHFSFGLGVHRCIGSNVARTVFKSILTAVLDRMPDYRCVPEGTVHYDSIGVIQGMRHLPATFTPGERLGPGVDETVKKLQVICQEQGLARPITELKESAKIAD, encoded by the coding sequence ATGAGCGCGATTCACGAAAACCACACCGATCCTCTCGCGCTCCCACGCTACGACTTCGATCGGCACGCCGCGGACTACCGCGACAGCTTCCTGGACATCACCCACGAAATGCACCAGAAATGTCCGATTGCGTGGACCGACACCTATGAAGGGCATTGGGTCGCCGCGGGCAGCAGCGAGGTTTTCGAACTGGCCCGGTGTCCGCACGTCTCCAACGACCACGACGTCAACAACCAACGACGTGGCTACAAGGGCATTTCCATCCCCCGGATGGTGGACAACGAGGGGTTCCGGGGCGGAATGCTGGAGATGGACGATCCCGAACACCGTTACTACCGAACGGCATTGAACCCCTACTTGTCGCCGGCAGCGGTCAAGCGGTGGGAGCCGTTCGTCAACGAGATCGTGCGCGCATGCCTCGACGACCACATCGAGACCGGCCGGATCGACTTCGTCGACGACCTGGCGAACGTCGTACCCGCCGTGTTGACGCTGGCGATGCTGGGCGTGGACCTGGAGAAGTGGACGATCTACAACGAGCCCGCGCACGCCTCGGTGTACACCCCGCCCGACTCTCCCGATGCCGCCCGGGTCCGCGAGCTGTACGTCGCGATGGGCATGGACCTGTTCAGCAACCTCGTCGAGATCCGAGAGCAACCGCGTCCCGGGATCATCGACGCTCTGGCCAAGCTGCGCATTGACGGCGAAGCACCGCCCGACATCGAGCTGATCGGCATGCTGAACCTGTTGATCGGCGGCGGTTTCGACACCACCACCGCGCTGACTGCGCATGCCCTGGAATGGTTGGCAGAACATCCCGAAGAACGGACTCGGCTGAGCGCCGAGCGTGCCACCCTGCTCAACCCGGCCACCGAGGAATTCCTGCGCTTCTTCACCCCCGCGCCGGGCGATGCCCGCACGATCGCCGAGGACATGGAGCTTGACGGGATACCTCTGAAGGAGGGGCAACGGCTCTGGTTGTCGTGGGCCATGGCGAACCGCGATCCGGCGGTGTTCGGACAGCCTGATGAAGTCGTTCTCGATCGAAAAGGCAATCGCCACTTCAGCTTCGGGCTGGGAGTGCACCGGTGCATCGGATCCAACGTGGCGCGAACCGTGTTCAAGTCGATTCTTACCGCTGTGCTCGATCGGATGCCTGACTATCGCTGCGTTCCCGAAGGAACCGTGCATTACGACAGCATCGGTGTCATCCAGGGGATGCGCCACCTACCTGCCACGTTCACCCCGGGAGAGCGACTCGGTCCTGGTGTGGACGAGACGGT
- a CDS encoding ferredoxin, translating to MRVRVDPTRCQGHTLCAMIAPESFELDDVDGHAHAVAEEVPEEYRDQVREAATSCPEQAIEIMIDQVVAGRAAHGRGRVQ from the coding sequence GTGCGCGTACGGGTCGATCCCACGCGATGCCAGGGCCACACACTATGCGCCATGATCGCGCCAGAGTCCTTCGAACTCGACGACGTCGACGGTCATGCACATGCCGTCGCCGAAGAGGTGCCCGAGGAGTACCGCGACCAGGTACGCGAAGCGGCCACCTCGTGCCCGGAGCAGGCAATAGAAATCATGATCGACCAGGTGGTCGCCGGACGAGCAGCCCACGGCCGCGGACGGGTGCAGTGA
- a CDS encoding SDR family NAD(P)-dependent oxidoreductase yields MSRTAVVTGGGSGLGRAISIKLAEDGHRVAVMDVNAEGAEKVAAEITAGSGKALAVGVDVSDEVAVESGFGTARDAFGPIEILVTSAAIAGFTRFDQITLDEWNRYLAVNLTGTFLCVRSALSDMVAAQWGRIVTISSAAGQQGAPRQGHYSATKGGVIAMTKTIALDYARKGITANTVPPFVIDSPLLRRQQQEGKLLPTEHLVQAIPARRLGVGEDVAAVCSFLCSDGAGYVNGQVIGVNGGAVV; encoded by the coding sequence TTGAGCCGTACAGCAGTGGTGACCGGGGGCGGATCCGGGCTGGGCCGGGCGATCAGCATCAAGCTGGCGGAGGACGGACATCGCGTCGCGGTGATGGATGTCAACGCTGAGGGAGCCGAGAAAGTCGCCGCCGAAATCACCGCGGGCAGCGGCAAGGCGCTTGCCGTCGGTGTCGACGTGTCGGATGAGGTGGCGGTAGAGAGCGGGTTCGGCACTGCGCGAGATGCTTTCGGACCCATCGAGATCCTGGTGACAAGTGCCGCGATCGCCGGCTTCACGCGCTTCGACCAGATCACACTCGACGAATGGAACCGCTACCTGGCGGTGAACCTGACCGGAACCTTTTTGTGCGTTCGCTCTGCGCTGTCCGACATGGTGGCGGCGCAATGGGGTCGTATCGTCACGATCTCGTCGGCTGCCGGTCAGCAGGGCGCTCCCCGCCAGGGCCACTACTCAGCCACCAAGGGTGGCGTTATTGCGATGACCAAGACGATCGCCCTGGATTACGCGCGCAAGGGCATCACCGCGAACACGGTGCCGCCGTTCGTCATCGATTCACCCCTGCTCCGTCGGCAGCAGCAGGAGGGGAAGCTGCTGCCGACGGAGCACCTGGTGCAGGCCATTCCGGCCAGGCGACTCGGTGTGGGTGAGGACGTGGCCGCCGTGTGTTCGTTCCTGTGCTCGGACGGCGCAGGCTACGTGAACGGTCAGGTGATCGGAGTCAACGGCGGCGCGGTCGTCTGA
- a CDS encoding SDR family NAD(P)-dependent oxidoreductase: MSSRFEVGGKVAVITGGGTGIGRGAALVLAQHGADVVLAGRRSEPLEQTADEVIAMGNRALPVSTDVTTASACQALIDTTLAEFGRVDILVNNAGGAETKPIKAWTEDEFERVLTLNFKAVWHLSRAAAVPMLEQGKGSIVNISSGASLLAMPQAAPYGAAKAAVNNLTGSMAAAWSRKGVRVNTIACGAVRAATLMDEAEKLGLDERTLSMSNGVGRLGEPDEIGYGVLFFASDASSFCSGQTLYMHGAPGPAGV, translated from the coding sequence ATGAGCAGTCGGTTCGAGGTCGGAGGCAAGGTTGCCGTCATCACCGGCGGAGGAACGGGGATCGGACGGGGTGCGGCGCTGGTTCTGGCGCAGCACGGCGCCGACGTGGTGCTGGCCGGCCGGCGTTCCGAGCCGCTTGAGCAGACCGCCGATGAGGTGATTGCGATGGGAAATCGTGCGCTGCCGGTGTCCACCGACGTCACGACGGCCTCGGCGTGCCAGGCGCTCATCGACACGACCCTTGCCGAGTTCGGGCGGGTGGACATCCTGGTCAACAATGCCGGCGGCGCCGAGACGAAACCGATCAAAGCGTGGACCGAAGACGAGTTCGAGCGTGTGCTGACGCTCAACTTCAAGGCCGTCTGGCACCTGTCGCGGGCCGCTGCCGTCCCGATGCTTGAGCAGGGCAAGGGCTCGATCGTCAACATCTCGTCCGGGGCGAGCCTGCTCGCCATGCCTCAGGCAGCCCCGTATGGCGCTGCGAAGGCTGCGGTGAACAACCTGACCGGGTCGATGGCGGCCGCGTGGTCGCGCAAAGGAGTCCGAGTCAACACCATTGCCTGCGGCGCCGTCCGCGCGGCAACGCTGATGGACGAGGCTGAGAAGCTCGGCCTCGATGAACGGACCCTGTCCATGTCGAACGGAGTGGGTCGGCTCGGAGAGCCTGACGAGATCGGCTACGGGGTGCTCTTTTTCGCGTCCGATGCATCGAGCTTCTGCTCGGGGCAGACGCTCTACATGCACGGAGCACCGGGTCCCGCAGGCGTCTGA